In Parasegetibacter sp. NRK P23, the genomic stretch CCCAGTTTGGCACCATCATCCAGGCATCCAGTGCACCGCCGATCACGGCACCTCTATCTATCAGCAATTTCAATTGTTCATCCGAGAACTGGCGGTTGTGGGGCACCAAAGTACGGCAGTTGTTATGACTGGCCCATACTGGTCCTGTAAAGATATCCATCGCATCTTTAAACGCGTCATCACACAAATGCGTGGCATCGAGGATCATGCCGAGGCGGTCCATTTCTTTCAACAGCGCTTTCCCCTGCGCATTCAATCCGCCGGTTGCATCGGTTCCGTTGGCATACCTTCCAGGCCCGTAATGCGAGGGGCCAACGGCACGCAAACCATACCGGTACGCGGTTTCAAGATAAGATACAGACACCAGTGAGTCTGCCCCTTCCAGGCTCAGTATATACCCAACGGGCTTCTGCGTTTCAGTAGTGTCATTCGTCCAAAGCGCGATATGCCGTTCCAGTTCCTCCAGGTTCCGGATCATCGTCATTTCCCCCAGTTCTTCCATGGTTTTGTACCAGGCCAGCTGCGCTTGTGTTTGCGCCCATGCCTGCTGGGACGAATGCCAGCCGGGAAGGTTATTGTCTGGCGCCACATACCTTGCGATCTGTGTGGCCACCACGAGACCGATATTTCCTTTCCTGAGTTCCGGCAGTGAAACGGTTCCTTTGGCGCGATCGGGCTTATCGGTTAATCCAAGCTCACGTTTTCGGATATCCGATACCGGTAGCCGCAGGTCGCGGTTCCATTCCATGGCATTCATACTGAGGTCGAGGTGCGCGTCTATTGTGAACATAGTTCGGTTTTGAGCCTCATCCGGCAAT encodes the following:
- a CDS encoding dipeptidase, whose amino-acid sequence is MFTIDAHLDLSMNAMEWNRDLRLPVSDIRKRELGLTDKPDRAKGTVSLPELRKGNIGLVVATQIARYVAPDNNLPGWHSSQQAWAQTQAQLAWYKTMEELGEMTMIRNLEELERHIALWTNDTTETQKPVGYILSLEGADSLVSVSYLETAYRYGLRAVGPSHYGPGRYANGTDATGGLNAQGKALLKEMDRLGMILDATHLCDDAFKDAMDIFTGPVWASHNNCRTLVPHNRQFSDEQLKLLIDRGAVIGGALDAWMMVPNWVRGVSTPESMQCDLHKMIDHLDHICQLAGNSLHVGIGSDLDGAFGKEQSPHDLETIADLNKLPSLLKARGYSDEDVANVMHGNWLRFLRRAWG